From a single Couchioplanes caeruleus genomic region:
- a CDS encoding L-aspartate oxidase has product MSHLADLPALPRRLAAPEPGWTESTDVLVVGSGVAGLTAALHLREQGLHVTVVTKVNIDDGSTRWAQGGIAAVLDPLDSPEAHAFDTEIAGVGLCDPAAVRVLVEEGPARIRELMRIGAEFDRNDDGSLMLTREGGHRADRIVHAGGDATGAEVQRALHAAVRRDPWIRLVEHALVLDLLRTPDGRACGLTLHVLGEGSEDGVGAILARAVVLATGGMGQVFASTTNPAVSTGDGVALALRAGATVTDVEFVQFHPTSFVTASVTSVQRPLISEALRGEGAHLVDESGKRFMVGQHELAELAPRDVVAKGIHRVLRATGADHVYLDARHLGREFLEKRFPTIVASTRGAGVDPATDLIPVAPAAHYASGGVRTDLRGRTSIRGLYACGEVACTGVHGANRLASNSLLEGLVFARRIADDIARDLPPQADPAPATGEAGWVTVPEIRGELQRSMTRGAGVLRSADSLTATAKELSRLGQQHGRPHNAAWEATNLLTVATALVASAYERRETRGCHWREDYPNAADEWRGHLLDSIDAKGTLTQTFEEMA; this is encoded by the coding sequence ATGTCGCATCTCGCCGATCTGCCGGCGCTTCCCCGCCGCCTGGCCGCCCCCGAGCCCGGCTGGACCGAGTCGACCGACGTGCTGGTGGTCGGTTCCGGTGTGGCGGGCCTGACCGCCGCGCTGCACCTGCGGGAGCAGGGCCTGCACGTCACCGTCGTCACCAAGGTCAACATCGACGACGGGTCGACCCGCTGGGCCCAGGGCGGCATCGCGGCCGTGCTCGACCCGCTGGACAGTCCCGAGGCGCACGCCTTCGACACCGAGATCGCCGGCGTCGGGCTCTGCGACCCGGCCGCCGTGCGGGTGCTGGTCGAGGAGGGCCCGGCGCGGATCCGGGAGCTCATGCGCATCGGCGCCGAGTTCGACCGCAACGACGACGGGTCGCTCATGCTGACCCGCGAGGGCGGGCACCGCGCCGACCGGATCGTGCACGCGGGCGGCGACGCGACGGGCGCGGAGGTCCAGCGCGCGCTGCACGCGGCGGTCCGCCGGGACCCCTGGATCCGCCTCGTGGAGCACGCGCTGGTGCTCGACCTGCTGCGCACGCCCGACGGCCGGGCCTGCGGCCTCACCCTGCACGTCCTCGGCGAGGGCAGCGAGGACGGCGTCGGCGCGATCCTGGCCCGCGCGGTCGTGCTCGCCACCGGGGGGATGGGCCAGGTCTTCGCGTCCACCACCAACCCGGCCGTCTCCACCGGCGACGGCGTCGCGCTCGCGCTGCGCGCCGGCGCCACCGTCACCGACGTGGAGTTCGTCCAGTTCCACCCCACCTCGTTCGTCACCGCCAGCGTGACCTCGGTGCAGCGGCCACTGATCTCCGAGGCGCTGCGCGGCGAGGGGGCCCACCTGGTCGACGAGTCCGGCAAGCGGTTCATGGTCGGGCAGCACGAACTGGCCGAGCTGGCCCCGCGCGACGTCGTCGCCAAGGGCATCCACCGGGTGCTGCGGGCCACCGGCGCCGACCACGTCTACCTGGACGCGCGGCACCTCGGCCGCGAGTTCCTCGAGAAGCGGTTCCCGACGATCGTCGCGTCGACGCGCGGCGCGGGCGTCGACCCGGCCACCGACCTGATCCCGGTCGCGCCCGCCGCCCACTATGCCTCCGGCGGGGTCCGCACCGACCTGCGTGGCCGCACCTCGATCCGAGGCCTGTACGCGTGCGGCGAGGTCGCCTGCACGGGCGTCCACGGCGCCAACCGGCTGGCCAGCAACTCGCTGCTGGAAGGCCTGGTCTTCGCCCGCCGCATCGCCGACGACATCGCCCGCGACCTGCCCCCGCAGGCCGACCCGGCACCCGCGACGGGCGAGGCGGGCTGGGTGACGGTCCCGGAGATCCGCGGCGAGCTGCAGCGCTCGATGACCCGCGGCGCCGGCGTGCTGCGCTCGGCCGACTCGCTCACGGCCACGGCCAAGGAGCTGTCCCGCCTCGGCCAGCAGCACGGCCGGCCGCACAACGCCGCGTGGGAGGCCACCAACCTGCTCACGGTGGCGACGGCGCTGGTGGCTTCGGCGTACGAGCGCCGCGAGACCCGGGGCTGCCACTGGCGCGAGGACTACCCCAACGCCGCGGACGAGTGGCGCGGGCACCTGCTGGACTCGATCGACGCCAAGGGCACGCTGACCCAGACCTTCGAGGAGATGGCATGA
- the nadC gene encoding carboxylating nicotinate-nucleotide diphosphorylase — MIEGLDLAEVERVVYTALAEDLGDPPRDVTSEATIPAAQVDTAELVARAPGVVAGLPVAAQVFAATSGGTASFDQVVEEGTRVVRGDVLAVVAGPTRSLLTAERTALNLLCRMSGVATHTRRWADELAGTKATVLDTRKTTPGLRALEKYAVRVGGGTNKRMGLYDVAMIKDNHKLAAGSITAAYRLVRERFPDVPVQVEVTTPAEAQEAVEAGADFLLCDNMPPELLRSVVEKVGDRAELEATGNLTLDTAAAYAATGVDYLSVGGLTHSSPILDIAMDLRVS; from the coding sequence ATGATCGAGGGCTTGGATCTGGCGGAGGTCGAGCGGGTCGTCTACACGGCGCTGGCCGAGGACCTCGGTGACCCACCCCGGGACGTGACGAGCGAGGCGACCATCCCGGCCGCGCAGGTCGACACCGCCGAACTGGTCGCCCGGGCGCCGGGCGTGGTGGCGGGCCTGCCCGTCGCCGCCCAGGTGTTCGCGGCCACCTCCGGCGGGACGGCCTCGTTCGACCAGGTGGTCGAGGAAGGCACCCGGGTGGTGCGCGGGGACGTGCTCGCCGTGGTCGCCGGCCCCACCCGGTCGCTGCTGACGGCCGAGCGTACGGCCCTGAACCTGCTGTGCCGCATGTCCGGGGTGGCGACCCACACCCGCAGGTGGGCCGACGAGCTCGCCGGCACCAAGGCGACCGTGCTCGACACCCGCAAGACCACGCCCGGCCTGCGCGCCCTCGAGAAGTACGCGGTCCGCGTCGGCGGCGGCACGAACAAGCGCATGGGCCTGTACGACGTCGCGATGATCAAGGACAACCACAAGCTGGCCGCGGGCAGCATAACGGCCGCGTACAGGCTGGTCCGCGAGCGCTTCCCGGACGTGCCCGTGCAGGTCGAGGTGACCACGCCGGCCGAGGCTCAGGAGGCGGTCGAGGCGGGCGCGGACTTCCTGCTGTGCGACAACATGCCGCCGGAGCTGCTGCGCTCGGTCGTGGAGAAGGTGGGCGACCGCGCGGAGCTGGAGGCCACGGGCAACCTCACCCTCGACACGGCCGCCGCGTACGCCGCGACAGGCGTGGACTACCTGTCGGTGGGCGGCCTGACCCACTCCTCGCCGATCCTCGACATCGCAATGGACCTGCGCGTGAGCTGA
- a CDS encoding type III pantothenate kinase: MLLCIDIGNTNTVLATFDGDKIVHSWRIKTDARSTADELGLMFRGLLAGDAVEITGVAACSTVPAALRSLRTMLARYYGDLPNVIVEPGVKTGVQLAIDNPKEVGADRVVNTLAAHALYGGPSIVVDFGTTTNFDVISARGEFLGGAFAPGIEISFDALAARAAQLRKVEPAKPRSVIGKNTVECLQSGLYYGVAGQVDRIVELMAAELGSPVRSVIATGGLAWLVKDECHTITAHEPMITLIGLRMVYERNVA; encoded by the coding sequence GTGCTTCTGTGCATCGACATCGGCAATACGAACACCGTTCTGGCGACCTTCGACGGCGACAAGATCGTGCACAGCTGGCGGATCAAGACCGATGCCCGGTCGACCGCCGACGAGCTGGGCCTGATGTTCCGTGGCCTGCTCGCGGGTGACGCCGTCGAGATCACCGGGGTGGCCGCGTGCTCCACAGTGCCGGCCGCGCTGCGCTCGCTGCGCACGATGCTGGCGCGCTACTACGGGGATCTGCCCAACGTCATCGTGGAACCGGGCGTGAAGACCGGGGTGCAGCTCGCGATCGACAATCCGAAGGAGGTCGGCGCCGACCGCGTGGTGAACACGCTGGCCGCGCACGCCCTGTACGGCGGCCCGTCGATCGTCGTGGACTTCGGGACGACCACCAACTTCGACGTGATCAGCGCCCGGGGTGAATTCCTCGGCGGGGCGTTCGCGCCCGGAATCGAGATCTCGTTCGACGCGCTCGCCGCCCGGGCCGCGCAGTTGCGCAAGGTGGAACCGGCCAAGCCGCGCTCGGTCATCGGCAAGAACACGGTCGAATGCCTGCAGTCCGGTCTCTATTACGGCGTCGCCGGTCAGGTCGACCGCATCGTCGAGCTGATGGCCGCCGAGCTGGGTTCCCCCGTCCGGTCGGTCATCGCGACCGGCGGTCTCGCCTGGCTGGTCAAGGATGAATGCCACACCATCACCGCGCACGAGCCGATGATCACGCTGATCGGGCTCCGCATGGTGTATGAGCGGAATGTGGCTTGA
- a CDS encoding histone-like nucleoid-structuring protein Lsr2, whose translation MAKQIIHKLVDDLDGGDADETVKFALDGIQYEIDLSDKNAAKLRDVFAPYVAAGSKVARGGVVVGGRAARGRGGATADREQNKAIREWAKKNGKEISDRGRIPQEIVDEFHAKGPGR comes from the coding sequence GTGGCCAAGCAGATCATTCACAAGCTGGTCGACGACCTCGACGGCGGTGACGCCGACGAGACCGTCAAGTTCGCCCTCGACGGCATTCAGTATGAGATCGACCTGTCCGACAAGAACGCGGCGAAATTGCGCGACGTCTTCGCGCCGTACGTCGCCGCCGGGTCGAAGGTCGCCCGCGGCGGGGTGGTCGTGGGAGGCCGGGCGGCCCGCGGACGCGGCGGTGCCACCGCCGACCGCGAGCAGAACAAGGCCATCCGCGAGTGGGCGAAGAAGAACGGCAAGGAGATCTCCGACCGGGGCCGCATCCCGCAGGAGATCGTCGACGAGTTCCACGCCAAGGGTCCCGGCCGCTGA